A stretch of the Massilia sp. W12 genome encodes the following:
- a CDS encoding M20/M25/M40 family metallo-hydrolase: MVKKLIPAAVAALLLASAPSFAADKLHWITLGDAAYKQLQKMAPQAIAKHSVMADNGAQSLADGEKAHLVQVSEKQMFALSHAVHHELKRCGGFMFHPTEAAGRAALAGRNNLLAVKASRPSYAITQQSTVNAVLPNMQASNIAQTINDLSNFVNRYYQTQGGVDASAWLMNKWKTIAGSRTDISVAQFTHASWKQKSVIVTINGTDNPNEIVVLGGHLDSINTSGTTETTRAPGADDDASGIATMTEVLRALVANGYKPRRTIKMMAYAAEEVGLRGSQEIANSFASSNANVVGVMQLDMTNYKGGANDIYLFTDYTDVQQTAFVKNLITTYLPGVTVGSDKCGYACSDHASWFNKGYFTTMPFESPMNSSNPYIHTVNDTFANSRNQADHALKFAKMAAAFAIELGSQGAAPPSGDRTETFSGSLARGASKSFGPFKLAANGTFKASTTGSGDIDLYVKKGGVPTTTSYSCKSDGSTSTETCSTTSTTNTDVYVLVYGYTAGNYNLTVTYKAQ; this comes from the coding sequence ATGGTAAAGAAACTGATTCCGGCTGCAGTCGCAGCCTTGTTGCTGGCGTCCGCCCCCAGTTTTGCAGCAGACAAGCTGCACTGGATCACCTTGGGTGACGCGGCTTATAAACAATTGCAAAAAATGGCGCCGCAAGCCATCGCCAAACACAGCGTGATGGCCGACAACGGCGCGCAAAGTCTGGCCGATGGTGAAAAAGCGCATCTGGTGCAAGTCAGCGAAAAACAAATGTTTGCGCTGTCACATGCTGTGCACCATGAGCTGAAACGCTGCGGCGGCTTTATGTTCCATCCGACCGAAGCCGCTGGCCGCGCCGCGCTGGCCGGCCGCAACAATCTGCTGGCGGTGAAAGCCAGCCGTCCGAGCTATGCGATCACGCAACAAAGCACGGTCAACGCAGTGCTGCCGAATATGCAGGCAAGCAATATTGCGCAAACCATCAATGATCTGTCGAACTTCGTCAACCGCTACTACCAGACCCAGGGCGGGGTGGATGCTTCGGCCTGGTTGATGAATAAATGGAAAACCATCGCCGGCAGCCGCACCGATATCAGCGTGGCGCAATTCACGCACGCCAGCTGGAAGCAAAAATCGGTGATCGTGACCATTAACGGCACGGACAATCCGAATGAAATCGTGGTGCTGGGCGGCCATCTGGATTCGATCAACACCAGCGGCACCACTGAAACCACGCGCGCCCCGGGTGCGGATGATGATGCATCCGGCATCGCCACCATGACCGAAGTGCTGCGCGCGCTGGTCGCGAATGGCTATAAACCGCGCCGCACCATCAAGATGATGGCGTATGCGGCGGAAGAAGTCGGTTTGCGCGGTTCGCAGGAAATCGCCAACAGCTTCGCCAGCAGCAATGCGAATGTGGTCGGCGTGATGCAACTCGATATGACCAACTACAAAGGCGGCGCGAACGATATCTATCTGTTCACCGACTACACTGACGTGCAGCAAACCGCTTTCGTGAAAAACCTGATCACGACCTATCTGCCGGGCGTGACGGTGGGCAGCGATAAGTGCGGCTACGCCTGCTCGGATCATGCCTCCTGGTTTAACAAAGGCTATTTCACGACGATGCCGTTTGAATCGCCGATGAATTCGAGCAATCCTTACATCCACACCGTCAACGATACTTTCGCCAACAGCCGCAATCAGGCTGACCATGCGCTGAAGTTCGCCAAGATGGCGGCGGCTTTCGCAATTGAGCTGGGCAGCCAGGGCGCTGCGCCGCCGTCGGGCGATCGCACTGAGACCTTCAGCGGCTCTTTAGCGCGCGGCGCCTCGAAGTCTTTCGGCCCCTTCAAGCTGGCGGCGAACGGCACGTTTAAAGCCTCGACCACCGGCAGCGGCGATATCGATCTGTATGTGAAGAAAGGCGGCGTGCCGACCACCACCAGCTACAGCTGCAAATCGGATGGTTCGACTTCCACTGAAACCTGCAGCACCACCTCAACCACCAATACCGATGTGTATGTGCTGGTGTATGGGTACACGGCAGGCAATTACAACCTGACTGTGACCTACAAGGCGCAGTAA
- a CDS encoding M4 family metallopeptidase yields the protein MKFALQNVVRPALLPVLIFSAFAAQAADRVDLESVPVVAGIAANTVHSITGLSADELKPLRSATFASGKQTTRFQQYYQGIPVWGEGVVETRDTNAGIAASAPQLSGTMLRNLAQDLPSTKAAMSEASALSRAKTHAGVNGKTENESAKLFVKMGDNGKAQLFYLVSFLSHQNGKPSRPTMMVDANTGAVMQKWEGLTHKDATGPGGNSKTGQYEYGTNYGFLQVTDNCAMDSTNVMAVNLNHGTSGSTPYQFACSRNTFKAINGAYSPINDAYYFGHVVFNMYQSWLGVRPISQKLTMRVHYSNSYENAFWDGSAMTFGDGASTFYPLVSLDVASHEVSHGFTEQNSGLVYSGMSGGMNEAFSDMAGEAAEYFMKGSNDFLVGADIFKASGALRYMNNPTQDGRSIDHASKYTSGLDVHYSSGVYNKAFYLLATKAGWNVRKAFEVMADANRLHWKSNETFNSGACGVEKAAAARGYTVADVTAAFSAVGVSCSGGSTGATALVNGQTVTGISLARGASKLYSLVVPAGKTSVTFKLSGGSGDGDIYMKMGSAPTTTSYTKKSDGSTNTETITVTNPAAGTYYLLVYGYSAVTNTTLNGTHK from the coding sequence ATGAAATTCGCACTGCAAAATGTGGTTCGTCCGGCCCTGCTGCCGGTTCTGATTTTCAGCGCCTTCGCAGCCCAAGCTGCTGACCGCGTGGATTTGGAATCCGTTCCGGTGGTTGCCGGCATCGCCGCCAATACCGTACACAGCATCACCGGTCTGAGCGCGGACGAACTCAAACCCCTGCGCAGCGCCACTTTCGCTTCCGGCAAACAAACCACCCGTTTCCAACAGTACTACCAAGGCATCCCGGTCTGGGGTGAAGGCGTGGTCGAAACCCGCGACACCAACGCAGGCATTGCCGCTTCGGCTCCGCAACTGTCCGGCACCATGCTGCGCAATCTGGCGCAAGATCTGCCGTCCACCAAGGCTGCCATGAGCGAAGCTTCTGCTCTGTCCCGCGCAAAAACCCACGCTGGCGTGAATGGCAAAACTGAAAACGAAAGCGCCAAGCTGTTCGTGAAGATGGGCGACAACGGCAAAGCCCAACTGTTCTACCTGGTGTCCTTCCTGTCCCACCAAAATGGCAAACCGAGCCGTCCGACCATGATGGTTGACGCCAACACCGGCGCAGTCATGCAAAAATGGGAAGGTCTGACCCACAAAGATGCAACCGGCCCTGGCGGCAACAGCAAAACCGGCCAATACGAGTACGGCACCAACTACGGTTTCCTGCAAGTGACTGACAACTGCGCAATGGATTCCACCAATGTGATGGCGGTCAATCTGAACCACGGCACCTCCGGTTCCACTCCGTACCAATTCGCTTGCTCGCGCAACACCTTCAAGGCCATCAACGGCGCTTACTCGCCGATCAATGACGCTTACTACTTCGGTCATGTGGTGTTCAACATGTACCAAAGCTGGCTGGGCGTGCGCCCGATCAGCCAAAAGCTGACCATGCGCGTGCACTACAGCAACAGCTATGAAAACGCATTCTGGGACGGTTCCGCCATGACCTTCGGTGACGGTGCTTCCACCTTCTACCCGCTGGTCTCGCTGGACGTGGCTTCGCACGAAGTGTCGCACGGCTTTACCGAACAAAACTCCGGCCTGGTGTATTCCGGCATGTCCGGCGGTATGAATGAAGCGTTCTCCGATATGGCCGGTGAAGCTGCTGAGTACTTCATGAAGGGCAGCAACGACTTCCTGGTCGGCGCTGACATCTTCAAAGCCAGCGGCGCTCTGCGTTACATGAACAACCCGACCCAAGATGGCCGTTCCATTGATCACGCTTCCAAGTACACCAGCGGCCTGGACGTGCACTACTCCAGCGGCGTGTATAACAAGGCCTTCTACCTGCTCGCCACCAAGGCCGGCTGGAATGTGCGCAAGGCGTTTGAAGTCATGGCTGACGCCAACCGTCTGCACTGGAAGTCCAACGAAACGTTCAACAGCGGCGCTTGCGGTGTTGAAAAAGCTGCAGCAGCACGCGGCTACACCGTGGCAGACGTGACTGCAGCCTTCAGCGCAGTCGGCGTGTCCTGCTCCGGCGGCAGCACTGGCGCCACCGCTCTGGTGAATGGCCAAACCGTGACCGGCATCTCGCTGGCGCGCGGCGCAAGCAAGCTGTACTCCCTGGTGGTGCCGGCTGGTAAGACCAGCGTCACCTTCAAGCTGTCCGGCGGCAGCGGCGATGGCGACATCTACATGAAGATGGGTTCTGCTCCGACCACCACTTCTTACACCAAGAAGTCGGATGGTTCGACCAACACCGAAACCATCACCGTGACCAACCCGGCTGCTGGCACCTACTACCTGCTGGTATACGGCTACAGCGCTGTCACCAACACCACGCTGAACGGCACTCACAAGTAA
- a CDS encoding MoxR family ATPase, with translation MTSSQHEIFQNQLAAYADAAFDLPAMASWPATRHHFESEHILALRAAQASGRPLLLRGEPGTGKSQLAHAAAFASQRAFLPVVVDAQAQAQDLHWKFDAVARLADAQMAAILQQGADACAGNLALRHYIQPGPLWWALNWHSAQQQQEKLRHIENMAPETPDKWRREQGCVLLIDEIDKAEPDFPNGLLEVFANRAFKVPLLGDTVRQDPQQAAPLIIITTNEERELPAAFVRRCLSLTLRLPSQEAALQNWLVTRGQWHYPQQREEVLHECAQMLIQDRRAAAEYKPGLAEYLDLLRTLDQLGEAALAQLPALKRFYFDKQPDLQAGDA, from the coding sequence ATGACTTCTTCACAGCACGAGATTTTCCAAAACCAACTCGCCGCCTATGCCGACGCCGCCTTTGATTTACCGGCCATGGCGTCCTGGCCTGCGACCCGTCACCATTTTGAGTCTGAACACATCCTTGCGCTGCGTGCTGCGCAGGCGTCTGGCCGGCCCTTGTTGCTGCGCGGCGAACCCGGCACAGGCAAAAGCCAGCTCGCGCATGCCGCCGCCTTCGCCAGCCAGCGCGCGTTTTTGCCTGTGGTGGTGGATGCCCAGGCGCAGGCGCAAGACTTGCATTGGAAATTTGATGCGGTGGCGCGGCTGGCGGATGCGCAAATGGCGGCTATTTTGCAGCAGGGGGCGGACGCCTGCGCCGGCAATCTGGCGCTGCGCCATTACATACAACCCGGCCCGCTCTGGTGGGCGCTGAATTGGCACAGCGCACAGCAGCAGCAAGAGAAGCTGCGCCATATCGAAAACATGGCCCCCGAAACACCGGACAAGTGGCGCCGGGAACAAGGCTGCGTATTATTAATTGACGAAATCGACAAAGCCGAGCCGGATTTTCCCAATGGTTTACTGGAAGTCTTCGCCAACCGCGCATTTAAAGTCCCGCTGCTGGGCGACACCGTGCGCCAAGACCCGCAGCAGGCCGCGCCCCTGATCATCATCACCACCAATGAAGAGCGCGAATTGCCCGCCGCCTTTGTGCGGCGTTGCCTGAGTTTGACCTTGCGCCTGCCCAGCCAGGAAGCGGCGCTGCAAAACTGGCTGGTGACGCGCGGCCAATGGCATTACCCGCAGCAAAGGGAGGAAGTTTTGCACGAGTGTGCGCAGATGCTGATCCAAGACCGCCGTGCCGCTGCCGAATACAAACCGGGCCTGGCGGAATATCTGGATTTATTGCGCACGCTCGACCAATTGGGCGAGGCGGCGCTGGCGCAATTGCCGGCATTAAAACGCTTTTATTTTGATAAGCAGCCAGACTTGCAAGCAGGGGACGCATGA
- a CDS encoding M20/M25/M40 family metallo-hydrolase: MFVKRLLPVALAAACLTSPAFAQEKLHWITLGDAALQQLQKIAPKQQVRRSAQILPGAGLAAVEKVHLTQISESQLQELSDLIHKDLKRCGGFILHDSESQGLAALQGPRKTLLAAGRPSYMVAQQAVVKQVLPELQASNIAQTIIDLSNFTNRYYQTQSGVAASNWLLQKWQTMAAGRSDITVEQFNHSWLQKSVILTIKGTDNASEVVVMGAHLDSIVQGGVNETTRAPGADDDASGVASLTEALRAMLVKNYKPRRTIKLMAYAAEEVGLRGSQEIATKFANENVNVVGVLQLDMTNYKGGANDIYLYTDYTDNLQTNFLANLISAYLPGIKIGYDKCGYGCSDHASWYAKGYVTSMPFEAPMNSYNPNIHTANDTFANSGGQAEHALKFAKLAAAYAVELGSQGATAPSGDRTETFSGSLARNETKFFGPFRAQGGNQVRVSTSGTGDLDLYVRKGAPASISVYDCKSDGSNSTEACNLLETSPTDVYVMINGYRSSTYTLNVTYKPM; this comes from the coding sequence ATGTTTGTCAAACGTTTGCTCCCCGTTGCACTGGCAGCCGCCTGCCTGACCTCCCCCGCTTTCGCCCAAGAAAAATTGCACTGGATCACGCTGGGCGACGCCGCCTTGCAACAGCTGCAGAAAATCGCGCCTAAACAACAAGTGCGCCGCTCGGCCCAGATCCTGCCGGGGGCCGGCCTTGCCGCTGTCGAAAAAGTGCATCTGACCCAGATCAGCGAAAGCCAGTTGCAGGAATTATCCGATCTGATCCACAAAGATTTGAAGCGCTGCGGCGGTTTCATCCTGCATGACAGCGAAAGCCAGGGGCTGGCCGCTTTGCAAGGCCCGCGCAAAACATTGCTGGCGGCAGGCCGTCCGAGCTATATGGTGGCGCAGCAGGCTGTGGTGAAGCAGGTTCTGCCGGAACTGCAAGCTTCCAATATCGCGCAAACCATCATCGATCTGTCGAATTTCACGAATCGCTATTACCAGACGCAAAGCGGGGTCGCCGCTTCCAACTGGCTGCTGCAAAAATGGCAAACCATGGCCGCTGGCCGCAGCGATATCACGGTGGAACAGTTCAACCACAGCTGGCTGCAAAAATCTGTGATTCTGACCATTAAAGGGACGGATAACGCCAGTGAAGTGGTGGTCATGGGCGCCCATCTGGATTCCATCGTGCAAGGCGGTGTGAATGAAACCACGCGCGCGCCCGGTGCGGATGACGATGCTTCCGGCGTGGCCTCGCTGACTGAAGCGCTGCGCGCCATGCTGGTGAAAAACTATAAGCCGCGCCGCACTATCAAGCTCATGGCGTATGCCGCAGAGGAAGTCGGCTTGCGCGGTTCGCAGGAAATTGCGACCAAATTCGCCAATGAGAATGTGAATGTGGTCGGGGTCTTGCAGTTGGACATGACCAATTACAAGGGCGGCGCCAACGATATCTATCTGTACACCGATTACACCGACAATTTGCAGACCAATTTCCTGGCCAATCTGATCTCGGCCTATCTGCCGGGCATCAAGATCGGCTATGACAAATGCGGCTATGGCTGCTCTGACCATGCATCCTGGTATGCCAAAGGTTATGTCACCTCGATGCCGTTTGAAGCGCCGATGAACAGCTATAACCCGAACATCCACACCGCTAATGACACCTTCGCCAACAGCGGCGGTCAGGCTGAGCATGCATTGAAATTCGCCAAACTGGCGGCTGCGTATGCGGTGGAGTTGGGCAGCCAGGGCGCCACGGCGCCATCCGGCGATCGCACCGAAACCTTTAGCGGTTCGCTGGCGCGCAATGAAACCAAATTCTTCGGCCCCTTCCGCGCACAGGGCGGCAACCAGGTGCGTGTCAGCACCAGCGGCACGGGCGATTTGGATTTGTATGTGCGCAAAGGCGCGCCAGCCAGCATCAGCGTGTATGACTGCAAATCAGATGGCTCAAATTCGACTGAAGCTTGCAACCTGCTCGAAACCTCCCCCACTGATGTGTATGTGATGATCAATGGCTATAGAAGCTCGACCTATACCTTGAATGTCACCTACAAACCGATGTAA
- a CDS encoding M4 family metallopeptidase has protein sequence MQKQQRCFRLRHNTLLCALALGALSAHAAQRVDLEQAAKSQGLLSPAATAHSVTGLHAEELKPLRRQHYAASGVEVTRYQQYWQGVPVWGEAVVESRKQQGAPQFSGAMLRDLSQDIGQAKPALSAQAAIALAKQRAAISASSNEQAKLYVRLDAQQRAQLFYLVSILTHQHGKASRPTMMVDAMSGEIFQQWEGLAHKDAQGPGGNGKTGKYEYGVTYGALQVSDDCSMSNADVKTLHMRNGSSDTPAPYQFNCPRSEADAVNGAFSPLNDAHFFGSVIQNMYKAWVGVTAVNPPLVMKVHYGNNYGGAYWDGGAMVFGDGDASIYPLTVLDVAAHEISHGFTEHNSGLVYSGMSGSINEAFSDMAGEAAEYYLRGKNDFLVGAEVLKADGAIRYMAEPGKDGKSLDHQSKFSSTTDVHYGSGIFNKAFYLLATTPGWNTKMAFQVMADANRLHWTQTSTFNAAACGVEKAAQARGWQVAAVKAAFQAVGVSCATQTQTVTLINGQSVNSGSLASAASRLYSLSVPAGKSSLTFKLSGGTGNGNLYLQRGSAPSVTSYLRKSDGSTNTESITISRPAGGTWYLLLSAKQAVNNATLVGSYK, from the coding sequence ATGCAAAAACAACAACGCTGTTTCCGCTTGCGCCACAACACCCTGCTGTGCGCCCTGGCCCTGGGTGCCCTCTCAGCCCATGCCGCACAACGCGTGGATTTGGAGCAAGCCGCTAAAAGTCAGGGTTTGCTCTCCCCTGCCGCCACCGCACATAGTGTGACCGGTCTGCACGCGGAAGAATTGAAGCCCTTGCGCCGCCAGCATTACGCTGCCAGCGGGGTTGAAGTCACGCGCTATCAGCAATACTGGCAAGGCGTGCCGGTATGGGGTGAGGCGGTGGTGGAAAGCCGCAAACAGCAAGGCGCGCCACAATTCTCCGGCGCCATGTTGCGCGATCTGTCCCAGGATATCGGACAAGCCAAGCCGGCGCTGTCCGCTCAAGCGGCGATTGCGCTGGCAAAGCAGCGCGCCGCCATCAGCGCCAGCAGCAATGAGCAGGCCAAGCTGTATGTGCGCTTGGATGCGCAGCAGCGCGCGCAACTGTTTTATCTGGTTTCCATACTCACCCATCAGCATGGCAAAGCCAGCCGCCCGACTATGATGGTAGATGCGATGAGCGGTGAGATTTTCCAGCAATGGGAAGGCTTGGCGCATAAAGATGCGCAAGGGCCGGGCGGCAATGGCAAGACCGGCAAATATGAATACGGTGTCACGTATGGCGCGCTGCAGGTGAGCGATGATTGCAGCATGAGCAATGCCGATGTGAAGACCTTGCATATGCGCAACGGCAGCAGCGATACCCCGGCGCCCTATCAATTCAACTGCCCGCGCAGCGAGGCCGACGCGGTCAATGGCGCGTTTTCGCCCTTGAATGATGCGCACTTCTTTGGCAGTGTGATTCAGAATATGTACAAAGCCTGGGTCGGCGTGACGGCAGTCAATCCGCCGCTGGTGATGAAGGTGCACTATGGCAATAATTATGGCGGCGCATATTGGGATGGCGGCGCGATGGTGTTTGGCGATGGCGACGCCAGTATTTACCCGCTGACCGTGCTGGATGTGGCGGCGCATGAAATTTCACACGGTTTCACTGAACACAATTCGGGCCTGGTGTACTCCGGCATGTCGGGCTCGATCAATGAGGCGTTTTCGGATATGGCAGGGGAAGCGGCGGAATACTATTTGCGCGGCAAAAATGATTTCCTGGTTGGCGCCGAAGTATTGAAAGCGGATGGCGCTATCCGCTATATGGCGGAACCGGGCAAAGATGGGAAATCGCTGGATCATCAGAGCAAATTCAGCAGCACTACGGATGTGCATTACGGCAGCGGCATTTTCAATAAGGCATTTTATCTGCTGGCCACCACGCCGGGCTGGAACACCAAGATGGCGTTTCAGGTGATGGCTGACGCCAACCGCCTGCACTGGACGCAAACCAGCACCTTCAATGCCGCCGCCTGCGGGGTGGAAAAAGCAGCGCAAGCGCGCGGCTGGCAAGTCGCAGCGGTAAAAGCCGCATTCCAGGCCGTCGGCGTCAGTTGCGCCACGCAAACGCAAACTGTGACCTTGATCAATGGACAAAGCGTCAACAGCGGCAGTTTGGCCAGCGCAGCCAGCCGTTTGTACAGTCTGTCCGTGCCAGCAGGCAAAAGCAGTTTGACCTTCAAACTCTCGGGCGGTACGGGAAATGGCAATCTGTATCTGCAACGCGGCAGCGCGCCCAGCGTCACCAGCTATTTGCGCAAATCAGACGGCAGCACGAACACGGAAAGCATCACCATCAGCAGACCGGCTGGCGGCACATGGTATCTGTTGCTGTCGGCCAAGCAGGCGGTGAATAACGCCACCTTGGTGGGCAGTTATAAATAA
- a CDS encoding metallophosphoesterase, whose protein sequence is MGLSWLHISDLHFEGKHAWRDDGPRKKLLKYLRERFEEQPDLRPDLVFCTGDIAFGEKGDEPLAQQYQSAQKFFEALLTVCGEGQPLARERLFVTPGNHDVNRYETDEDAQEALIAKAKNSHEHFKNMNNRIAQRSKEFCNAMARLQAYSMFVKTWLPHQHDAEGRCHYAQVLQINGLQVGIAGLNSAWTCAGPHDHGHIWLGGQWQFENAQTALEDADIKIGMMHHPADWLCAAEHSYAKTQIQTQYDFWLSGHVHHAWVEDGIEHVKVAAGAVGAETFDEFGLNLVRIGDDGQAKVYLHAFRDDWIIKPIAGKAPKGVWDISACLKAGLKNKLRELAQTDKPVQPGAKLGGSSSIVSVNLNGAGQPEPASPDMSSVPPLLDDATRIAATIAALRPLIGRAQLSEFSTIAFGLSDAEQDDADALPREVHSALVADDTRIARAESSLESLLELCQAITTFRQPDGLTLSTQRKADIRANLIDAAQQLILLSAVRRPNPQTEDPQNAWPLLLELSISILVRPRISTHIDADIQDGKPIEYRDCNLMPLSGPELGEMSDDPAEGIMGQLYRRLYKVLFPTAERLAKVDAAIIGRIHGWLKQRKKNQKQVILSLRLNQHNPLLTADVLHSLRNIHVDVIQLTDPSAENLIFEWDEGMWAATLDEIFNVLQVFAPPK, encoded by the coding sequence ATGGGCTTATCCTGGTTGCATATTTCTGATTTGCATTTTGAAGGCAAACATGCATGGCGCGATGACGGGCCGCGCAAAAAATTGCTCAAATACTTACGCGAGCGCTTCGAGGAGCAGCCCGATTTGCGGCCTGATTTGGTGTTTTGTACGGGGGATATCGCGTTTGGCGAGAAGGGTGATGAACCGTTGGCGCAGCAATATCAAAGCGCGCAAAAATTTTTTGAGGCACTGTTGACGGTTTGTGGAGAGGGGCAGCCACTGGCACGCGAACGCTTGTTTGTGACGCCGGGCAATCATGATGTGAACCGGTATGAAACCGACGAAGATGCGCAAGAAGCATTAATCGCCAAAGCGAAAAATTCGCATGAGCACTTCAAGAATATGAATAACAGAATCGCGCAACGCAGCAAGGAGTTTTGCAACGCAATGGCGCGCTTGCAAGCCTACAGCATGTTTGTCAAAACCTGGCTGCCGCACCAACATGACGCCGAAGGCCGCTGCCACTATGCGCAGGTATTGCAAATTAATGGCTTGCAAGTCGGCATTGCCGGGTTGAATTCCGCATGGACCTGCGCCGGTCCGCACGATCATGGGCATATTTGGCTGGGGGGACAATGGCAATTCGAGAATGCACAAACCGCTTTGGAAGATGCTGATATCAAAATCGGCATGATGCATCATCCGGCAGATTGGCTGTGTGCAGCCGAACATAGCTACGCCAAAACACAGATTCAAACGCAATACGATTTTTGGTTGAGCGGGCATGTCCATCATGCCTGGGTGGAAGATGGCATCGAGCATGTGAAAGTGGCGGCAGGCGCAGTGGGCGCTGAAACATTCGATGAATTTGGCTTGAATTTGGTGCGCATAGGTGATGATGGGCAAGCGAAAGTGTATTTGCATGCTTTTCGCGATGACTGGATTATCAAACCAATTGCGGGAAAAGCGCCCAAGGGAGTATGGGACATTAGCGCTTGCCTGAAAGCTGGCCTGAAAAATAAATTGCGGGAATTGGCGCAAACGGACAAGCCGGTTCAGCCGGGCGCGAAACTGGGTGGGAGCAGTTCGATTGTGTCCGTCAATCTGAATGGAGCCGGGCAGCCTGAGCCTGCGTCCCCTGACATGTCATCTGTCCCACCATTACTTGACGACGCTACCCGCATCGCCGCCACCATTGCCGCATTGCGTCCCCTGATTGGACGCGCCCAACTGTCTGAATTCTCCACCATTGCATTTGGCCTGAGCGACGCCGAACAAGACGACGCCGACGCCTTGCCGCGTGAGGTGCATTCTGCCCTGGTGGCTGACGACACGCGCATAGCGCGCGCCGAAAGCAGTTTGGAAAGCCTGCTGGAATTGTGCCAAGCCATTACCACCTTCCGGCAGCCCGACGGACTAACGCTGTCCACCCAGCGCAAAGCGGACATACGCGCCAATCTGATCGACGCCGCGCAACAACTTATCTTGCTCAGCGCGGTACGCCGTCCGAATCCCCAAACTGAAGACCCCCAAAACGCCTGGCCTTTGCTCTTGGAACTCTCGATTTCCATTCTGGTGCGTCCTCGCATCAGCACGCATATTGATGCCGACATTCAGGATGGCAAACCTATCGAATATCGCGACTGCAATCTGATGCCACTAAGTGGGCCAGAGCTGGGAGAGATGTCTGACGACCCTGCTGAAGGCATCATGGGGCAGTTATATCGACGACTATACAAAGTCCTATTTCCCACCGCTGAGCGGCTGGCAAAAGTCGATGCGGCGATAATCGGCCGCATCCATGGTTGGCTGAAGCAACGCAAGAAAAATCAAAAACAAGTCATTCTCAGCTTGCGCCTGAATCAACATAACCCACTGCTCACCGCCGATGTGCTGCACAGCTTGCGCAATATTCATGTAGACGTGATTCAATTGACTGATCCCTCGGCAGAAAATCTGATTTTTGAATGGGATGAAGGCATGTGGGCGGCCACATTGGATGAGATTTTCAATGTGCTTCAAGTGTTTGCACCGCCCAAATGA
- a CDS encoding PAS domain S-box protein: MLEASEILNASILIVDDQPANVTLLRQMLRKAGYTNISSTMTPQEVARMHQIYQYDLILLDLMMPGMDGFQVMQALKEDAPDDYLPVLVITAEPAHKLRALKEGAKDFVSKPVDLLEVQTRIYNMLEVRLLYKKLENYNRMLEQRVLERTAELRASEARFRRLTELSSDWYWEQDEHGRFTKVSGPVLEMLGIVSDPDAQDDASWNREERAALAQALAERKPFLDFVYSRTNPDGSHQYLQTSGEPMYDDEGRFMGYRGIGIDITERMRPEEGLRRFRRAMEVISDAIFLLDRNSMCFVDVNDTACELVGYSRGQLLGLGPAALGMGSRDVLDQVFDEIVTGEQGHQFQRRELRRRDDKQVPVEIHWQAARRTGEERIMVAIAKRIEEEPPVRDEYGNEY, from the coding sequence ATGCTCGAAGCAAGCGAAATATTGAACGCCAGCATCTTGATTGTGGACGATCAACCGGCCAATGTGACCTTGCTGCGTCAAATGTTGCGCAAGGCCGGTTACACCAATATTTCCTCGACCATGACGCCGCAGGAAGTTGCGCGCATGCATCAGATCTATCAGTACGATTTGATTTTGCTTGATCTGATGATGCCTGGCATGGATGGCTTCCAAGTGATGCAGGCATTGAAAGAGGATGCGCCGGACGATTATCTGCCGGTGCTGGTGATCACCGCCGAACCGGCGCACAAGTTGCGCGCTCTGAAAGAAGGGGCCAAAGACTTTGTCAGCAAGCCGGTCGATCTGCTGGAAGTGCAGACCCGCATCTACAATATGCTGGAAGTGCGGCTGCTGTACAAAAAGCTGGAAAACTACAACCGCATGCTGGAGCAGCGCGTGCTGGAGCGCACTGCAGAGTTGCGCGCCAGCGAGGCCCGTTTCCGCCGCCTGACTGAACTGTCTTCCGACTGGTATTGGGAACAGGATGAGCATGGGCGCTTCACCAAAGTTTCCGGCCCGGTGCTGGAAATGCTGGGCATTGTGAGCGATCCCGATGCGCAAGACGATGCTTCCTGGAACCGCGAAGAGCGCGCCGCCCTGGCGCAGGCGCTGGCCGAGCGCAAGCCCTTCCTCGATTTTGTGTATTCACGCACCAACCCGGACGGTTCGCATCAATATCTGCAAACCTCGGGCGAGCCGATGTATGACGATGAAGGCCGTTTCATGGGCTATCGCGGCATCGGCATCGACATCACCGAGCGTATGCGGCCGGAAGAAGGCTTGCGCCGTTTCCGCCGCGCCATGGAAGTGATTTCCGACGCAATTTTCCTGCTCGACCGCAACAGCATGTGTTTCGTCGATGTGAACGACACCGCCTGCGAGCTGGTCGGCTACAGCCGGGGACAATTGCTGGGCCTGGGGCCTGCGGCGCTGGGCATGGGTTCACGCGATGTGCTGGACCAGGTGTTTGATGAAATCGTCACTGGCGAACAGGGCCATCAATTCCAGCGGCGTGAATTGCGCCGGCGCGATGATAAACAAGTCCCGGTGGAAATCCATTGGCAAGCCGCACGCCGCACCGGCGAAGAGCGCATCATGGTGGCAATCGCCAAGCGAATCGAAGAAGAACCGCCGGTGCGTGATGAATACGGGAATGAGTATTAA